One window of the Diospyros lotus cultivar Yz01 chromosome 12, ASM1463336v1, whole genome shotgun sequence genome contains the following:
- the LOC127786534 gene encoding uncharacterized protein LOC127786534 — MPFPMKIQPIDVDSVDEFTRNGSVKPAGKSRFKRLFERQLPSVLRSSTAEKITGAPEAHLNKDVSVDLDPSSVCLAHMVQNFLEGNDKQSVTVRHGRNRCNCFNGSNNSSEDELDSCNCFRDSNFSSSGDACEVLKSLVPCASVSERNLLADTSKIVEKNKISKRKDDYCRKIVRDGLLALGYDASICKSRWEKSPSHPAGEYEYVDVITEGERLIIDIDFRSEFEIARSTKSFKAILQTLPVIFVGKADRLQRIVSLVSEAAERSLKKRGMPFPPWRKAEYVIAKWLAPYTRTNSEHNISQKSDIDTEGKESLVPVGSSSKLIFGEDLSPRRDGVFTLSDCSGEREKAMVKEWEPPEIKPKNSNVGLKIMTGLASVMDEKP; from the exons ATGCCTTTCCCCATGAAGATTCAACCTATAGATGTTGACTCTGTAGACGAGTTCACTCGCAACGGATCAGTAAAGCCTGCGGGGAAGTCACGGTTCAAGCGACTTTTCGAGCGGCAGTTACCTAGCGTTCTGAGGTCCTCAACGGCGGAGAAGATAACCGGCGCTCCGGAAGCGCATTTGAACAAAGATGTCTCCGTTGATTTGGACCCAAGCTCTGTTTGCCTTGCACACATGGTGCAGAATTTCCTCGAAGGCAACGACAAACAATCTGTGACGGTGAGACATGGAAGGAACCGCTGCAATTGCTTCAACGGGAGTAACAACAGTTCAGAGGATGAATTGGACTCGTGCAATTGTTTCCGCGACTCCAACTTTTCCTCTTCCGGCGATGCATGCGAAGTTCTCAAG AGTCTGGTCCCCTGTGCGAGTGTCTCTGAAAGAAACCTGCTAGCGGATACTTCGAAAATAGTTGAAAAGAATAAGATCTCTAAGCGAAAAGATGATTACTGCAGGAAGATTGTCAGAGACGGGCTCTTGGCTCTTGGATACGACGCTTCAATTTGCAAATCAAGATGGGAAAAATCCCCCTCGCATCCCGCCG GGGAGTACGAGTATGTGGACGTGATAACAGAAGGCGAACGCTTAATCATAGATATTGATTTCAGATCAGAGTTCGAAATCGCTCGATCGACCAAATCCTTCAAAGCGATTCTCCAAACTTTGCCAGTCATATTCGTCGGTAAAGCTGATCGTCTCCAGAGGATCGTCTCCCTGGTATCAGAGGCAGCCGAACGTAGTCTGAAGAAGAGAGGCATGCCCTTTCCACCTTGGAGAAAAGCCGAGTATGTCATAGCAAAGTGGCTCGCTCCCTACACTAGAACCAATTCAGAACACAACATTTCCCAGAAATCTGATATTGATACAGAAGGGAAAGAATCTTTGGTTCCCGTAGGAAGCTCCTCCAAGCTGATCTTCGGTGAGGACCTTTCTCCTCGCCGTGATGGCGTTTTTACTTTGTCTGACTGTTCGGGTGAAAGAGAGAAGGCAATGGTGAAAGAATGGGAACCTCCGGAGATTAAACCGAAGAATTCAAACGTTGGACTGAAGATCATGACTGGTTTAGCTTCTGTCATGGATGAGAAACCATAA
- the LOC127786549 gene encoding protein ELC-like has product MASRYLIEFIDAALFCTSPFGLSYTDPDQKLLVREHLLSLFQDFPSLISSFDTFIHNDGTTVNLLNATGDLQISPSTPAVPITIWLHENYPKLAPIVFVSSNSTYRIQNDHPFVDPSGATTSPYLQSWSHPRSNLSGLVHNLINLFSLIHPFSISSYPSVSSHPSVFSKMEAMDRLSYYLHSDMAAMKAAIEEELEGLSSLQSEMIKRVDMASSLVMALEHEESSLKRRVMQLREQADVLTNWLRVNDHHHHHHHQVNVLGDDDEMEDPFEVVDEKSKLVLDCFAADCALEDVFYELDKAVEQGAVSFEMYIKQVRALAREQFFHRVKAENLRGEMKFISI; this is encoded by the coding sequence ATGGCATCGAGATATTTGATCGAATTCATCGATGCAGCTCTCTTCTGCACCAGCCCTTTTGGCCTATCTTACACGGACCCTGACCAGAAATTGCTAGTTCGAGAACACCTTCTTTCCCTCTTCCAGGATTTCCCCTCTCTGATCTCTTCGTTCGACACCTTCATCCACAACGATGGCACCACGGTCAACCTCCTGAATGCTACCGGCGATCTCCAAATCTCTCCTTCCACTCCTGCAGTTCCAATCACCATTTGGCTGCATGAAAACTATCCTAAACTGGCACCCATCGTCTTCGTCTCATCAAACTCAACTTACCGAATCCAAAACGACCACCCTTTCGTCGATCCTTCCGGCGCCACGACATCTCCCTATCTCCAGAGCTGGTCTCATCCGAGGAGCAATCTTTCGGGCCTTGTCCACAACCTCATCAACCTCTTCTCCCTGATCCATCCTTTCTCCATTTCCTCTTATCCTTCTGTCTCATCTCATCCTTCTGTTTTCTCAAAAATGGAGGCTATGGACCGACTCTCGTACTATCTCCATAGCGACATGGCTGCCATGAAGGCTGCCATCGAGGAGGAGCTAGAGGGGCTGTCTTCCCTGCAGTCTGAAATGATCAAGAGGGTCGACATGGCTTCGAGCTTGGTCATGGCTCTCGAGCACGAAGAATCGAGCCTGAAGAGGAGGGTGATGCAGCTGAGAGAGCAGGCTGATGTGTTGACAAACTGGTTGAGAGTtaatgatcatcatcatcatcatcatcatcaagttAATGTGCTTGGAGATGATGATGAAATGGAGGATCCATTTGAAGTTGTTGATGAGAAGTCAAAGCTGGTTCTTGATTGCTTTGCTGCGGACTGTGCCCTGGAGGATGTGTTCTATGAACTGGACAAGGCAGTTGAGCAAGGGGCTGTTAGTTTTGAGATGTACATCAAGCAAGTAAGAGCCTTGGCCAGAGAGCAGTTTTTTCACAGGGTTAAGGCAGAAAATTTGAGAGGTGAGATGAAGTTCATTTCAATCTGA